One region of Pogona vitticeps strain Pit_001003342236 chromosome 1, PviZW2.1, whole genome shotgun sequence genomic DNA includes:
- the FEZ2 gene encoding fasciculation and elongation protein zeta-2 isoform X4 encodes MAAAAAAASAQRTDPAGDWQDFSGFQPSPEDNGCPAAAAASGEGGAWDDGGDGGNNDLGAKLPLCFQSPQLLLQNCGDGEARVPPRPLSEQSVLHEDEIWNALTDNYGNVLPVDWKSSHTRTLHLPTLNLSEKGVNDNLNLDLSDDEELREQLDMHSIIVSCINEEPLLTAEQVIEEIEEMMQESPDPDDDETPTQSDRLSLLSQEIQTLKRSSANHNYEERVKKLSVTELNDLLEEIETAIKDYSEELVQQLARRDELEFEKEVKNSFISVLIEVQNKQREQKEIAKKKKKLKNGSPQNGKQEKGHMPGTMLFYLLVRHLRDN; translated from the exons atggcggcggcggcggcggcggcctctgCGCAGCGGACGGATCCTGCCGGAGACTGGCAGGACTTTTCGGGCTTTCAGCCTTCGCCTGAGGACAATGGTtgtccggcggcggcggcggcgtctgGAGAGGGGGGTGCCTGGGACGATGGGGGCGACGGCGGCAACAACGACCTGGGAGCGAAGCTGCCGCTCTGCTTTCAGAGCCCGCAGCTGCTCCTTCAGAATTGCGGCGATGGAGAAGCCCGGGTCCCGCCGCGGCCCCTGAGCGAGCAGAGCGTCCTACACGAGGATGA GATATGGAATGCTCTGACTGACAATTATGGCAATGTATTGCCAGTTGACTGGAAGTCTTCCCACACGAGAACACTGCACTTGCCGACACTGAATCTTTCTGAGAAGGGA GTCAATGACAATTTGAACCTTGACTTATCAGATGATGAAGAGCTAAGAGAGCAACTAGACATGCATTCTATCATAGTTTCCTGCATCAATGAAGAACCACTTCTCACAGCTGAACAG gtaattgaagaaatagaggaaatgatGCAGGAATCTCCAGATCCAGATGATGATGAAACACCAACTCAGTCAGACCGCTTATCCTTACTATCACAGGAAATTCAAACACTTAAGAGATCCAGTGCAAATCATAATTATGAAGAGA GAGTGAAGAAATTATCTGTGACTGAATTAAATGATCTGTTGGAAGAGATTGAGACAGCCATCAAAGATTATTCTGAGGAGCTTGTACAGCAGTTGGCTCGACGGGACGAGTTGGAATTTGagaaggaagtgaagaacagCTTCATATCTGTCCTTATAGAAGTACAAAAtaagcaaagagaacaaaaggaaattgcaaaaaagaaaaagaagctgaaaaATGGCAGTCCTCAGAATGGCAAACAAGAGAAAGGTCATATGCCTGGAACA ATGCTGTTTTACCTGCTTGTGCGACACTTAAGGGATAATTGA